The following are encoded together in the Kribbella sp. CA-293567 genome:
- a CDS encoding endonuclease/exonuclease/phosphatase family protein — translation MSDRQTLPSRSEPARRQPGAGRRKPNNGRAAARRDRKGGKWRRGWIIAVLALLTAVPLLFHRHVPNSVGNLGSLLDTFLPWVGVAIPVLTAAAIVRRSATAGVALLIPTIIWSLMYGHLLIPGKGGGAYDLRVLSHNVDAANKDPKQTAQDLLGADADIVALEEITSADLKIYKAEFAKTYPYVVARGTVALWSKYPVEESESVDVGFAWTRALRAEVATPEGKVAVYVAHLASVRVGTSGFTSNQRNETIKQLSEQIAKEKLAGVIVMGDFNGTANDRSLAPLTFGLRSAQGAAGYGFGFTWPATFPMARIDHIMVRGVTPTKAWVMQSTGSDHLPVVAELRI, via the coding sequence ATGTCCGACCGCCAGACCCTTCCCAGTCGAAGCGAGCCCGCCCGCCGCCAGCCGGGGGCCGGCCGCCGCAAGCCGAACAACGGGCGTGCCGCCGCGCGACGGGACCGCAAGGGCGGCAAGTGGCGTCGCGGCTGGATCATCGCGGTACTGGCGCTGCTGACGGCGGTGCCGCTGCTGTTCCACCGCCACGTGCCGAACTCGGTCGGCAACCTCGGCAGCCTGCTCGACACCTTCCTGCCCTGGGTGGGCGTCGCGATCCCGGTCCTGACCGCCGCCGCGATCGTCCGGCGGTCGGCGACCGCCGGAGTGGCGCTGCTGATCCCGACGATCATCTGGAGCCTGATGTACGGGCACCTGCTGATCCCGGGCAAGGGTGGCGGCGCCTACGACCTGCGGGTGCTGTCACACAACGTCGACGCGGCCAACAAGGACCCGAAGCAGACCGCGCAGGATCTGCTCGGCGCCGACGCGGATATCGTCGCGCTGGAGGAGATCACCTCGGCGGACCTGAAGATCTACAAGGCCGAGTTCGCCAAGACCTATCCGTACGTCGTCGCCCGCGGCACGGTCGCGCTGTGGTCGAAGTACCCGGTGGAGGAGAGCGAGTCGGTCGACGTCGGGTTCGCCTGGACCCGCGCGCTGCGCGCCGAGGTCGCCACCCCCGAGGGCAAGGTCGCCGTGTACGTCGCGCACCTCGCGTCGGTCCGGGTCGGCACCAGCGGCTTCACCTCGAACCAGCGCAACGAGACGATCAAGCAACTCAGCGAGCAGATCGCCAAGGAGAAGCTGGCCGGGGTGATCGTGATGGGCGACTTCAACGGGACGGCCAACGACCGCAGCCTGGCGCCGCTGACCTTCGGGCTCCGCTCGGCCCAGGGCGCCGCGGGATACGGCTTCGGCTTCACCTGGCCGGCCACCTTCCCGATGGCCCGGATCGACCACATCATGGTCCGCGGTGTCACTCCGACCAAGGCCTGGGTGATGCAGTCGACCGGCAGCGATCACCTGCCGGTGGTCGCCGAGCTGCGGATCTGA
- a CDS encoding YegP family protein produces MAAKFEVYKDGRGEYRFRLKAPNGQIIASSEGYKSKDSALNGVASVKKNAADAIVDDQS; encoded by the coding sequence GTGGCGGCCAAGTTCGAGGTCTACAAGGATGGGCGGGGTGAGTACCGGTTCCGGCTGAAGGCGCCGAACGGGCAGATCATCGCGAGCTCCGAGGGGTACAAGAGCAAGGACTCGGCGCTGAACGGCGTCGCGTCGGTGAAGAAGAACGCCGCCGACGCGATCGTCGACGACCAGAGCTGA
- a CDS encoding ABC transporter substrate-binding protein, whose product MGQLVTRSARRMVAGAVLMTVLLAGCGSNDDKSADTGVGDTEVATGGRLFSTADEATAKLGSDAEAGVFPRTVKHALGETKLEKKPERIVVLDSGELDGVLALGITPVGMGTNAGQSGVPSYLADKAEGIKTVGGVSELNIEAIAALKPDLILGSKLRANDLYAKLSAIAPTVFSIRPGFPWKEDFLLVADALGEEKEATELLNDYQKRADEVKSKVSGSPTISLVRFRPGDIRLYGNLSFIGVLLKDVGLPRPKVQDVKDLALEISQENIGQADGDWIFYSSYGKPDQTAENAVVNGKVWQALPAVKAGKVARVDDEVWFLGLGPIGAMATLNDLEKLLGGKS is encoded by the coding sequence ATGGGACAGCTTGTGACGAGATCGGCTCGGCGGATGGTCGCCGGTGCGGTGCTGATGACCGTGCTGCTGGCAGGGTGCGGCAGCAACGACGACAAGTCGGCCGACACCGGCGTCGGCGACACCGAGGTGGCGACCGGGGGCCGGCTGTTCTCGACGGCGGACGAGGCGACCGCGAAGCTCGGGTCCGACGCGGAGGCGGGCGTGTTCCCGCGGACGGTGAAGCACGCGCTGGGCGAGACCAAGCTGGAGAAGAAGCCCGAGCGGATCGTGGTGCTGGACAGCGGTGAGCTGGACGGCGTCCTGGCGCTCGGGATCACTCCGGTCGGGATGGGCACCAACGCGGGACAGAGCGGCGTCCCGAGCTACCTGGCGGACAAGGCGGAGGGCATCAAGACGGTCGGCGGTGTCAGTGAGCTGAACATCGAGGCGATCGCGGCGCTGAAGCCCGACCTGATCCTCGGCAGCAAGCTGCGCGCCAACGATCTCTACGCCAAACTGTCCGCGATCGCGCCGACCGTCTTCAGCATCCGGCCGGGCTTTCCGTGGAAAGAGGACTTCCTGCTGGTCGCCGACGCCCTCGGCGAGGAGAAGGAGGCCACCGAACTGCTGAACGACTACCAGAAGCGCGCCGACGAGGTGAAGAGCAAGGTCTCCGGATCGCCGACGATCTCGCTGGTCCGGTTCCGGCCGGGCGACATCCGGCTCTACGGCAACCTGTCGTTCATCGGCGTGCTGCTGAAGGACGTCGGCCTCCCGCGGCCGAAGGTGCAGGACGTCAAGGACCTCGCGCTGGAGATCTCCCAGGAGAACATCGGCCAGGCCGACGGCGACTGGATCTTCTACTCCAGCTACGGAAAGCCGGACCAGACCGCGGAGAACGCGGTCGTGAACGGCAAGGTCTGGCAGGCCCTGCCCGCCGTCAAGGCCGGCAAGGTCGCCCGCGTCGACGACGAGGTCTGGTTCCTCGGACTCGGGCCGATCGGTGCGATGGCCACCCTGAACGACCTGGAGAAGCTGCTCGGCGGCAAGAGCTGA
- a CDS encoding glycoside hydrolase family 95 protein, whose amino-acid sequence MSHELWFRTPAPDWFEALPIGNGHLGAKVFGRVEDERIALNLDDVWSGAGPRELEVTDGPEVLADIRRLLLEEGDQYAASERSRALQGPLVESYQPLGDLLITSPGDAAATEYRRSLDLRTGVVAVDYARDGVRFHRESYVSTPDQVMVWIIGASQPGSVDLDLTLTSQHPFIGIADGDGATLVGRAPSDLTIEYRRSPDPIRYEEGLGIGFGVALRAFASGGTVTASEAGLSVRGADSLTVLLSAASTFRGWSVAPGDNPEEALHRATAALEAVDLDNLKQRHLDDHIRLYDRAELTLGDPVDLPTDERLRAVAAGGTDPGLSALIFGFGRYLLMASSRPGTQAANLQGIWNEDRRPMWASDWTNNINTQMNYWPADVTGLRECFDPLTQLVTNLASSGAETARILYDAPGWVSHHNSDLWMASWPVGAGGDDPVWSMAPTCGVWLSAQLMEHHRFHPDQDFLREKLYPVLRGAAEFVLSMLVEDREGRLQFIPSTAPEHHFVLPSGQKASVDLTTTYDLWVIQELFANVLEAEAELGLSSELAARAETAVLRLPPVAIAEDGRMMEWQTDWPPSEFDHRHQSHLYGLYPGAQIDPAVTPQWASAVRASLDVRTSGRPPGGWTSAWLIALWGRLLDSEKAAAVLRDYTSRLVSDNLLHRDGDIFQIDANFGLTAAMAELLIQSHTDVIHLLPALPAEWSDGSYRGLRARGGLAFDVSWAAGEVTSAAVVADVAGTFTVRIAGGTPFEITMSAGERVQLPERR is encoded by the coding sequence ATGTCGCATGAACTGTGGTTTCGTACGCCGGCCCCGGACTGGTTCGAGGCGTTGCCGATCGGCAACGGGCACCTCGGCGCGAAGGTCTTCGGCCGGGTCGAGGACGAGCGGATCGCGCTGAACCTGGACGACGTCTGGTCCGGCGCGGGTCCCCGTGAACTCGAGGTGACCGACGGCCCGGAGGTATTGGCCGACATCCGCCGGCTGTTGCTGGAGGAAGGTGACCAGTACGCCGCGTCGGAACGCTCACGCGCGTTGCAGGGCCCGCTGGTCGAGTCGTACCAGCCGTTGGGGGATCTGCTCATCACGTCGCCGGGCGACGCAGCCGCAACGGAGTACCGGCGGTCGCTGGATCTTCGGACCGGTGTCGTAGCCGTCGACTACGCCCGCGACGGCGTGCGCTTCCATCGCGAGAGCTATGTGTCGACTCCGGACCAGGTGATGGTGTGGATCATCGGAGCCAGTCAGCCCGGCTCTGTCGACCTCGACTTGACGCTGACCAGCCAGCACCCGTTCATCGGCATCGCTGACGGAGACGGCGCGACGTTGGTGGGCCGGGCGCCGTCGGACCTCACCATCGAGTATCGGAGAAGTCCTGACCCGATTCGCTACGAGGAAGGGCTCGGAATCGGCTTCGGCGTCGCGCTGCGAGCGTTCGCCTCGGGCGGCACGGTGACCGCGAGCGAGGCCGGCCTCAGTGTTCGAGGCGCCGACAGCCTCACCGTTTTGTTGTCAGCAGCAAGCACCTTCCGGGGTTGGTCAGTTGCTCCTGGCGACAATCCCGAAGAGGCGTTGCACAGGGCAACCGCTGCACTGGAGGCCGTCGACCTCGACAACCTCAAGCAGCGTCATCTGGACGACCACATCAGGCTCTACGACCGCGCCGAGCTGACCCTCGGTGACCCGGTCGACCTACCGACCGACGAACGCCTCCGCGCCGTCGCTGCCGGAGGCACGGATCCCGGCCTGAGCGCGCTCATCTTCGGCTTCGGCCGCTACCTGTTGATGGCATCCTCCCGCCCGGGAACGCAGGCAGCGAACCTCCAGGGCATCTGGAACGAGGACCGCCGCCCCATGTGGGCGAGCGACTGGACCAACAACATCAACACCCAGATGAACTACTGGCCGGCCGACGTGACCGGTCTGCGGGAGTGCTTCGACCCGCTCACCCAGCTGGTCACCAACCTCGCCAGCTCCGGCGCCGAGACAGCCCGCATCCTGTACGACGCGCCCGGCTGGGTCTCGCACCACAACTCCGACCTCTGGATGGCGAGCTGGCCGGTCGGTGCCGGTGGCGACGATCCGGTCTGGTCGATGGCACCCACCTGTGGCGTCTGGCTCTCGGCGCAACTGATGGAACATCACCGCTTCCACCCGGACCAGGACTTCCTGCGCGAAAAGCTCTACCCCGTACTGCGAGGCGCCGCCGAGTTCGTCCTGTCGATGCTGGTCGAGGACCGGGAGGGCAGGCTGCAGTTCATCCCGTCGACCGCGCCCGAACACCACTTCGTGCTGCCGTCCGGCCAGAAGGCGTCGGTCGACCTGACCACGACGTACGACCTCTGGGTGATCCAGGAGTTGTTCGCCAATGTGCTGGAAGCCGAGGCCGAGCTCGGACTGTCCAGCGAGCTGGCTGCCCGCGCCGAGACCGCCGTACTGCGGCTGCCGCCGGTCGCGATCGCGGAGGACGGCCGGATGATGGAGTGGCAGACCGACTGGCCACCCTCGGAGTTCGACCACCGGCATCAGTCGCACCTCTACGGCCTCTATCCGGGTGCGCAGATCGACCCGGCCGTTACGCCGCAGTGGGCTTCGGCAGTGCGAGCGTCTCTCGACGTACGGACCTCCGGTCGCCCGCCCGGTGGCTGGACCAGCGCGTGGCTGATCGCGTTGTGGGGAAGGCTTCTCGACTCCGAGAAGGCCGCCGCCGTGCTGCGCGACTACACGAGCCGGCTCGTCTCCGACAACCTGCTGCACCGCGATGGCGACATCTTCCAGATCGACGCCAACTTCGGCCTCACCGCCGCGATGGCCGAACTGCTGATCCAGAGTCATACCGACGTGATCCACCTGCTGCCGGCCCTCCCGGCGGAGTGGTCGGACGGTTCGTACCGCGGCCTGCGGGCGCGCGGGGGACTGGCGTTCGACGTCAGCTGGGCGGCGGGTGAGGTGACTTCGGCCGCCGTCGTCGCAGATGTCGCAGGCACCTTCACCGTCCGTATCGCAGGTGGCACCCCGTTCGAAATCACCATGTCGGCAGGCGAGAGGGTCCAGCTCCCCGAGCGCCGGTAG
- a CDS encoding ABC transporter substrate-binding protein, with translation MRSTKSRVVAALVAATALAVAGCSSDKSDDSAKNEVSADGKVVIDTFAPQGPDDNLDTNLVTKAIGDKFKIQFRWQTTTLDAGAAKEKRQIAIASGDYPDLFMLIPWVDGITQAEVQKLGTQGVALPIEQLIKDNAPNIQKQLDSNKTLKEMSTAPDGHIYALPQWSDCYHCTYPDKLWMNSAWLKKLGLQQPKTTEELRTVLRAFKTQDPNGNGKADEIPMVTDVQDSTLMGYLMNAFAYNPVGGNSNRSLLALDGDKVVTPVNSDAWKEGLKYINSLFKEGLIDKASFTQNAEALKATANNPKAVVVGSSPVLWPGIFVQLGSKDGRDKQYDSVPPLTGPDGKSYTGYNFPSSTGYTFMLTNKASKEAQVAAIKMLDYIYSDEGRKVSVMGPEGVGWSKPRPGDIALDDKTKVGYYRFGETEKKKNISWDSMAQYNITLDYRNQQAVPADIYSDAGLERRLFQATKAYEPHADKSVWFPLASVWADPALAGELATLQTNLNSYVTQAQLAFITGTKNLDTGWDAYVKGLDSTGMPRYLEIQQQAYDKYKSGNK, from the coding sequence ATGCGCTCAACCAAGAGCAGGGTGGTGGCCGCCCTGGTGGCAGCCACCGCGCTGGCCGTCGCGGGCTGCAGCTCCGACAAGTCCGACGACAGTGCGAAGAACGAGGTGAGTGCCGACGGCAAGGTCGTCATCGACACCTTCGCTCCGCAGGGACCCGACGACAACCTCGACACCAACCTGGTGACGAAGGCGATCGGCGACAAGTTCAAGATCCAGTTCCGCTGGCAGACCACCACTCTGGACGCCGGGGCGGCCAAGGAGAAGCGCCAGATCGCGATCGCGAGCGGCGACTACCCCGACCTGTTCATGCTGATCCCGTGGGTCGACGGAATCACCCAGGCCGAGGTGCAGAAGCTCGGTACCCAGGGCGTCGCGCTGCCGATCGAGCAGTTGATCAAGGACAACGCGCCGAACATCCAGAAGCAGCTGGACTCGAACAAGACGCTGAAGGAGATGTCGACCGCCCCCGACGGCCACATCTACGCACTTCCGCAGTGGTCCGACTGCTACCACTGCACCTACCCGGACAAGCTGTGGATGAACTCCGCCTGGCTGAAGAAGCTCGGGCTGCAGCAGCCGAAGACCACCGAGGAATTGCGGACCGTACTGCGCGCCTTCAAGACCCAGGACCCGAACGGCAACGGCAAGGCCGACGAGATCCCGATGGTCACCGACGTGCAGGACAGCACCCTGATGGGCTACCTGATGAACGCGTTCGCCTACAACCCGGTCGGTGGCAACAGCAACCGCTCGCTGCTGGCACTGGACGGCGACAAGGTCGTCACGCCGGTCAACTCCGACGCCTGGAAGGAGGGCCTGAAGTACATCAACTCCCTCTTCAAGGAGGGCTTGATCGACAAGGCCTCCTTCACCCAGAACGCCGAGGCGCTGAAGGCCACCGCCAACAACCCGAAGGCCGTCGTGGTCGGCTCCTCGCCGGTGCTGTGGCCGGGCATCTTCGTCCAGCTCGGCTCCAAGGACGGTCGCGACAAGCAGTACGACTCCGTCCCGCCGCTGACCGGTCCCGACGGCAAGAGCTACACCGGCTACAACTTCCCGAGCTCGACCGGCTACACCTTCATGCTGACCAACAAGGCCAGCAAGGAGGCGCAGGTCGCCGCCATCAAGATGCTCGACTACATCTACAGCGACGAGGGCCGCAAGGTCAGCGTGATGGGTCCGGAGGGAGTCGGCTGGTCCAAGCCGCGTCCGGGCGACATCGCGCTCGACGACAAGACCAAGGTCGGCTACTACCGGTTCGGCGAGACCGAGAAGAAGAAGAACATCTCCTGGGACTCGATGGCGCAGTACAACATCACTCTCGACTACCGCAACCAGCAGGCGGTTCCGGCCGACATCTACTCGGACGCCGGCCTCGAGCGGCGGTTGTTTCAGGCAACCAAGGCCTACGAGCCGCACGCCGACAAGTCGGTGTGGTTCCCCTTGGCCTCGGTCTGGGCGGACCCGGCCCTGGCCGGTGAGCTGGCGACGCTGCAGACCAACCTCAACAGCTACGTCACGCAGGCCCAGTTGGCCTTCATCACCGGTACGAAGAACCTCGACACCGGCTGGGACGCCTACGTCAAGGGTCTTGACTCGACCGGCATGCCCCGGTACCTGGAGATCCAGCAGCAGGCCTACGACAAGTACAAGTCCGGCAACAAGTAA
- a CDS encoding carbohydrate ABC transporter permease: MSATLQPFRSRLKKPVPVEKSTIVETTTDRIFLIGVKVMLTVALVAVLIPLVYVVANSFSSASAVSSGRVFLWPIEPSLRGYQEALSDPQILKGYYNSLIYAVGGTLISVTLTIAIAYPLSRKTFFGRNVIMSGLLFTMLFSGGLIPTYLVVQDLHMLNTRWAMVIPSAIGVWQVIIARTFFRSTIPDDLYEAAVLDGASDLRFLWSVVLPLSKPVIAVIALMYAIFQWNTYFDALIYLKDPGLYPLQIVLRNILILNSTTGSAADVAATLERQQLANVLKYALIVISSLPVLLIYPFIARHFTKGVMVGAVKG; encoded by the coding sequence ATGAGCGCCACCCTGCAGCCGTTCCGTAGCAGGCTGAAGAAGCCGGTCCCGGTGGAGAAGTCCACCATCGTCGAGACCACCACCGACCGGATCTTCCTGATCGGCGTCAAGGTGATGCTGACCGTCGCCCTGGTCGCCGTCCTGATCCCGTTGGTCTACGTGGTCGCCAACTCGTTCAGCAGCGCGAGCGCGGTCAGCTCCGGCCGGGTGTTCCTGTGGCCGATCGAGCCGAGCCTGCGCGGCTACCAGGAAGCACTGAGCGATCCGCAGATCCTCAAGGGCTACTACAACTCACTGATCTACGCCGTCGGTGGCACGTTGATCAGCGTCACGCTGACGATCGCGATCGCCTATCCGTTGTCGCGCAAGACCTTCTTCGGCCGCAACGTGATCATGAGCGGCCTGCTGTTCACCATGCTGTTCTCCGGCGGCCTGATCCCGACCTACCTGGTGGTGCAGGACCTGCACATGCTCAACACCCGCTGGGCGATGGTGATCCCCAGCGCGATCGGGGTCTGGCAGGTCATCATCGCCCGGACCTTCTTCCGCAGCACGATCCCCGACGACCTGTACGAGGCCGCCGTCCTGGACGGCGCGAGCGATCTGCGCTTCCTCTGGTCGGTGGTCCTGCCGCTGTCCAAGCCGGTGATCGCGGTGATCGCCCTGATGTACGCGATCTTCCAGTGGAACACCTACTTCGACGCCCTGATCTACCTCAAGGACCCGGGCCTCTACCCGCTGCAGATCGTGCTGCGCAACATCCTGATCCTCAACTCCACCACGGGTTCCGCGGCCGACGTCGCCGCGACGCTCGAACGCCAGCAACTCGCCAACGTGCTGAAGTACGCGCTGATCGTCATCTCGAGCCTGCCCGTACTGCTCATCTACCCGTTCATCGCCCGCCACTTCACCAAGGGCGTGATGGTCGGCGCCGTCAAGGGCTAG
- a CDS encoding ABC transporter permease, with the protein MSGTIEVKPAPPAPVRKQAVTPARRIKRPSRWTEARRSFRRHWQLYLLIVVPVAYFVIFKYIPISNAVIAFKDYSPIKGPWGSEWVGFQNFELFFANPVFWTLVKNTFLLAAYTVLASFPIPIILAIALNEIRTGFFKKTVQLVTYAPYFISTVVVVSMTILVLSPQIGFVDDVIGLFGIPEADFLGDPNYFRHIYVWSDVWQTTGYSAVIYLAALAGIDPALHESAKIDGASRIKRILHVDLPGIMPTAVIILVLGVGNIMSIGFEKAFLFQNPLNLAQSEIIATYVYKTGLLNADFSMATAVGLFNSVINLFLLLFVNFAAKRITGNGLWS; encoded by the coding sequence GTGAGCGGAACGATCGAGGTGAAACCGGCGCCACCGGCACCGGTGCGGAAGCAGGCGGTGACGCCCGCCCGCAGGATCAAGCGGCCGAGCCGCTGGACGGAGGCCAGACGCAGCTTCCGCCGGCACTGGCAGCTCTACCTGCTGATCGTCGTCCCGGTCGCGTACTTCGTGATCTTCAAGTACATCCCGATCTCCAACGCGGTGATCGCGTTCAAGGACTACAGCCCGATCAAGGGGCCGTGGGGCAGTGAGTGGGTCGGCTTCCAGAACTTCGAGCTGTTCTTCGCCAACCCGGTGTTCTGGACCCTGGTGAAGAACACCTTCCTGCTGGCCGCCTACACCGTGCTGGCCAGCTTCCCGATCCCGATCATCCTGGCGATCGCGCTGAACGAGATCCGCACCGGGTTCTTCAAGAAGACCGTCCAGCTGGTCACCTACGCGCCGTACTTCATCTCCACCGTGGTGGTGGTCTCGATGACGATCCTGGTGCTGTCGCCGCAGATCGGCTTCGTCGACGACGTGATCGGGCTGTTCGGCATCCCGGAGGCCGACTTCCTCGGTGATCCGAACTACTTCCGCCACATCTACGTCTGGTCCGACGTCTGGCAGACCACCGGGTACTCCGCGGTGATCTACCTGGCCGCGCTGGCCGGGATCGACCCGGCGCTGCACGAGTCGGCCAAGATCGACGGCGCCAGCCGGATCAAGCGGATACTGCACGTCGACCTGCCCGGCATCATGCCGACCGCGGTGATCATCCTGGTGCTCGGCGTCGGCAACATCATGTCGATCGGGTTCGAGAAGGCCTTCCTGTTCCAGAACCCGCTGAACCTGGCCCAGTCCGAGATCATCGCGACCTACGTCTACAAGACCGGCCTGCTCAACGCCGACTTCAGCATGGCCACCGCCGTCGGTCTGTTCAACTCCGTGATCAACCTCTTCCTGCTGCTCTTCGTGAACTTCGCCGCCAAGCGGATCACCGGGAACGGACTGTGGTCATGA
- a CDS encoding Gfo/Idh/MocA family protein → MDRLRLLQVGAGAMGRAWLDTIARNSDVELVGLVDLDLDLAHRVNEEQQGAPVPVAASLSELTELTGAEAVVNVTVPAAHNPVNEEALRAGLPVLCEKPIAPTVAEAQYIARVAEETGQLLMISQSRRYLNQFTALCETAAALGPISVVSCEFAKAPHFGGFREEMAFPLLLDMAIHQFDSARALLGEDPVAVYCESYNPGWSWFAGDAAASAIFEFPGGARFVFNGSWVSPGLETPWHSRWRVGAERGTVLWDGENAPETGDPRRSVEVGDAPQEIAGSLAEFVRCVRTGAASSTPASSNVHSLAMVEAAVRSGTAKRRVELAEILGYGSSFKS, encoded by the coding sequence GTGGATCGTCTGCGTCTCCTCCAGGTCGGTGCCGGTGCGATGGGCCGGGCGTGGCTGGACACCATCGCCCGCAATTCCGACGTCGAACTGGTCGGGCTGGTCGATCTGGATCTCGACCTCGCCCACCGGGTGAACGAGGAGCAACAGGGCGCGCCGGTGCCGGTGGCCGCCTCGTTGTCTGAGCTGACCGAGCTGACCGGTGCCGAGGCGGTCGTGAACGTAACCGTGCCAGCCGCGCACAACCCGGTCAACGAGGAGGCGCTGCGGGCCGGCCTGCCGGTGCTTTGCGAGAAGCCGATTGCGCCGACGGTGGCCGAAGCGCAGTACATCGCCAGAGTGGCAGAGGAGACCGGGCAACTGCTGATGATCAGCCAGTCCCGGCGCTACCTCAACCAGTTCACGGCGTTGTGCGAGACGGCAGCGGCACTGGGGCCGATCTCGGTGGTGTCCTGCGAGTTCGCGAAGGCGCCACACTTCGGCGGTTTCCGTGAGGAGATGGCTTTCCCGCTGCTGCTCGACATGGCGATCCACCAGTTCGACTCGGCTCGCGCGCTGCTCGGCGAGGATCCGGTCGCCGTGTACTGCGAGTCGTACAACCCCGGCTGGAGCTGGTTCGCCGGTGACGCCGCGGCCAGCGCGATCTTCGAGTTCCCCGGGGGCGCCCGATTCGTCTTCAACGGCAGCTGGGTCAGTCCCGGTCTGGAGACGCCGTGGCACAGTCGCTGGCGGGTCGGCGCCGAACGAGGGACGGTGCTGTGGGACGGCGAGAACGCCCCGGAGACCGGCGATCCCCGGCGGTCCGTCGAGGTCGGCGACGCGCCTCAGGAGATTGCCGGCTCGCTGGCGGAATTCGTCCGCTGTGTGCGAACTGGCGCAGCCTCCAGTACGCCGGCGAGCAGCAACGTGCACAGCCTGGCGATGGTCGAGGCCGCCGTACGTTCCGGAACCGCGAAGCGGCGCGTCGAACTCGCCGAGATCCTCGGCTACGGTTCGAGCTTCAAGTCTTGA
- a CDS encoding GNAT family N-acetyltransferase, with product MPVLVVPAFPAGIFRDLEQPQLTVDGQLVLRPWCAADASMVRTAFGCPEIQRWHVRRLDSTDEAVEWTAQWEGRWTADEAVSWAIVDDRDEPLGQVGLRSISLAEASAGVSYWVTPSARGRNLAARAVDAMRKWAFGEIGFHRLDIQHSTLNEASCRVADKTGFVVEGTLRQAIQHADGFHDWHLHGRLQTDGDVGPELR from the coding sequence ATGCCTGTTCTCGTCGTACCGGCCTTTCCTGCAGGGATCTTCCGCGACCTCGAGCAGCCTCAGCTGACGGTCGACGGGCAGCTGGTACTGCGCCCGTGGTGTGCCGCTGACGCGTCGATGGTGCGGACCGCCTTTGGTTGCCCGGAGATCCAGCGCTGGCATGTTCGTCGGCTGGACAGTACTGATGAAGCCGTCGAGTGGACCGCGCAGTGGGAAGGGCGCTGGACTGCCGACGAGGCGGTCAGTTGGGCGATCGTGGACGACCGGGACGAGCCGTTGGGGCAGGTCGGTCTGCGGAGCATCTCGCTCGCGGAGGCCTCGGCCGGCGTCTCGTACTGGGTGACGCCGTCGGCCCGCGGACGGAATCTCGCCGCCCGTGCGGTGGACGCGATGCGGAAGTGGGCCTTCGGCGAGATCGGGTTCCACCGTCTCGACATCCAGCACTCGACGCTCAACGAGGCTTCCTGCAGAGTCGCCGACAAGACCGGCTTCGTCGTCGAAGGCACGCTGCGCCAGGCGATTCAGCACGCCGACGGCTTCCACGACTGGCACCTGCACGGCCGTCTGCAGACCGACGGCGACGTGGGCCCGGAGCTTCGCTAG
- a CDS encoding NUDIX domain-containing protein — protein MTLRRSVECWLTHADGEILLLHVPPSASLPQGFWQPLTGGVEAAEKPLQAAVRDVREKTGQQVDPAAFRFMDDGVRVQVSADFEVVKSLYVVELPSREIATAPAAHDDHRWMATGEVGALLHWQSNRETWQRISALL, from the coding sequence ATGACCCTGCGGAGAAGCGTCGAATGCTGGCTGACCCACGCGGACGGCGAGATCCTCCTGCTGCACGTTCCGCCGTCGGCCTCTCTGCCACAGGGGTTTTGGCAACCTCTCACGGGTGGAGTCGAGGCGGCGGAGAAGCCGCTGCAGGCGGCGGTCCGGGACGTGCGGGAGAAGACCGGCCAGCAGGTCGACCCGGCCGCTTTCCGGTTCATGGACGATGGCGTCCGGGTCCAGGTCTCCGCGGACTTCGAGGTGGTCAAGTCGCTTTACGTGGTCGAGCTGCCGTCGCGAGAGATCGCGACAGCCCCTGCCGCGCACGACGACCATCGGTGGATGGCTACCGGCGAGGTCGGTGCGCTCCTGCACTGGCAGAGCAACCGGGAGACCTGGCAGCGGATCAGCGCGCTGCTCTGA